The genome window CACGCCCACATGCGCGCAAGCCAGCAGCAACGCTAAAGCGACGGCGCCCATCCGCCACATGAAAAAGCTGCGGGCGTCGAGGCGGGCGTAAAGCGCCAGCGCGCCCGACAGGATCATGGCGATGAAATGACTGACGACGGCGTCGGCGCTGGCCGCGACCGCAAAATCCACCTGCAGCGTTCCGACGAGCATCGCGGTCAGCACGCCCACGGCGACGATCTCGCCGACGACCGAAGCACAGCAGCTCCAAAAAAGAATGCGAAGGCAACGTCGCGCGATCGGCGCCTCCTCGACGTCTAGCTTCCCGTCAAGAGGAGACAGAACGAGCGTCAGAAACGCCACGCCGCCGACAACGACCGACTGCGTCGCGAGGAGATAGGCGCGCAGCACGAGATCCAAGAAACCGTATAACGCGATGAAGGACTGCATCATCGGCGTTCCACGCGAAAATTCAGCCTGCCTTGCGTCAGGTGGCCGTCAAGGCTCAGGATTTGCCACTCGAGCGTATACGCGCCCGACCGCAAGTCCGGCGCTCTCGCTTTCAGGCCTTCGGAGACCGGGCTGGTTTCGAGAGGCTGAACGACGCTTTGATCTGCGGCGGTCTTGAGAAGCGTGAGACGCGAAAGCTTCGAGTCGATGCGGCTATTGAACCGAAGCTGAATGACGACGTCTCCGCTTGGAACCGTTGCGCCATCCTGAGGCGAAGCCGAGATCAGAGCCGCATGAGCGAGGCAGGGAGCGCGCCCAAGCGCGAACGCGAGGATAAGCGACAGAAGAAAAGGTAATTCTTTCCGCAGGATCATAGCGAGCCCTAGTTGAAAACCAGCGCCTTCGGCCGTTAACGTCATTGCATCTAAGTCGCGCGCGTATACCGGCAAGCGGAGCATCGCCGATGTTTGTGCGCCGTCGCTCCGAGCATTTGCCGCCGAAAGCGCGCGCCCTGCCCTGCAGGTCGTTCGCCCGTTCGCTCTCGTCGTCGATGCTGTCGTCGTCGCGATAAAGCAGGCTTGATAACCGACGAACGAGAGGAAAAATGCGCGCGCCCATTGTCGATGTCGATGCGCGAACCAGTTCAGAAACAGGTTGTATGCATCCCCTAAAGGAGAGCGTTATGGATCATACTTCCAGCGGCCGTCCGCTTGCGGTCGTCACCGGCGCTTCCGTCGGCATCGGCTTCGAACTGGCGCAAGTTTGCGTCGTCAATAACTTCGATGTCGCAATCGCATCCAACAAGGCGCGCATCCATGACGCCGCCGCGAGTCTCGAAGCGCGAGGCGCCAGCGTCGTCGCGATTGAAGCCGATCTTTCGACGATCGAAGGCGTCGATCGGCTTTATGACGCAGCTCAGCAATTCGGCCGGCCCGTCGACGTCCTCATCGCCAACGCGGGCATTGGCCTGGGCAACGCCTTCCTTGATCAGGATTTTCAAAAGGTTCGCGCTGTCATCGACACCAACATCACCGGAACGGTCTATGCGATCCAGAAATTTGGCCGCGACATGCGAAACCGCAACTCCGGGCGCATTCTCATCGTCGGCTCAATCGCCGGCATGGTGCCGGGAACCTTCCAGGCCGTTTACAACGGCACCAAAGCATTTCTCGAGAATTTCGCGTTCGCGCTGCGGAGCGAACTGAAGGACACCACTGTTACGGTCTCCCTGCTTATGCCGGGCGTGACCGAAACGGACTTTTTTCGCCGCGCCGACATGTTGGACACGCGCGTCGGGCAGGCCAGGAAGGCGAATGCGGCGGACGTCGCGCGTGACGGCTTCGACGCGATGATGCAGGGTCAGGCGCAAGTCGTAAGCGGATGGAGGAACAAGATTTCCGCGACCTTCATACACGCTATGCCCGCGACCTTTCTCGCCAAACAGCATCGCAGGATGGCCAAGCCGGATTCTGCGCGGCGCTAGAGCAGGTTCCGAAAAAGTTGACAGACTTATTCGATGAGAACCTGCTCCAACGTTTTGATTTGGAGCGATTCCTTATCGATCACATGATTCCACGTGTTCGGGAAGCGCTCTAGCGGCCTGCATCATCAATTTTGACGGCGCGTTCGGCATATCGGCCCGGCGCACATCCTTTCCGCCACCCGCATCGCGCCGACGCTATTTCAACACGGCGCAGGCGACGCGCGCGCCGGCGCCGCCGATCGGCTGCGACATGTGGTCGTCAGGGCTCGCATGCACCACGACCGCCGATCCGTCGGCGTCAAGGAGATTGATCTTGCCGCCGCTCAAGGACACGCCGTCGATGAACATTTCCGCCAGCGCGGAGCCATCGGCATATGCGTAGACATTCGGCAGATCGGCCGGATGCGGCCCCTTGGGATTGAGGAACCCATGTTCGGCGTTCGCCGGATTGATGTGACCCTTCGAGTGCATGAATTTTTCGATGTCGGAGCAGTCGCCAACTTCGTGCAGATGGACGCCGTGCCAGCCCGGCGTGAGCGCGCCCGGCCGCAGCATGACGCGAAGAACGACTCCATGCGGCCCCTGCTTGACCTCCATGGAGCCTATCCCCTTCCCCTTGTTGTCGATGACGTCGGCGGTTCGCTCCTCCGCGCGTGCGAAGCCGGTCATGAGAGCGATCGAAACCAGGGCGAGGACAAATTTGTCGAACATGTTTCCCTCTCACGTTTTTGCGCGCCAGCGGTCGTCGCCGCGTCGCATGATATCTAGCGCGCCGGCGCAGTTCCAGGCTCTCCGACGCTGATATATGAAGGGCGGCCGGATAGGGAACGCATTCCGTCAAAGCGAATATAGATCCAGCGCCCCGGACAAGCGCGTGCGATATTGTTCCAGCCGAGCTTTGTCCTTTTCCGCGGCGGCCCGCTTCACATAGGGGGCGTAATTGATGAGGTTGATCGCCTTTATAATCGGCGCCATTTCGCGGATCTTCTCCTCCGTCAGGCCATAGCCCATGAGAAATTCCTGCTTGGCGTCGACCGAGAGATCATGAAGCGCCATCGAAAGATCCCAGTACGGCGCAACGTTGGAGGCGCAGCACTCCCAGTCGATCACGGCGGTGATCGCCCCGGAGGCGTCGGCGACCACGTTCTTTAGCCGCATGTCGCCGTGGTTGAGAACGGGCGACGGGTCCCAGCGCTCCATGTCGCGAACGACCGATCTCAGACGTTTAAGCTGGCCGACGTCCAGCATATGCTGCGCGTCGAGCAGGTCGACGCGCGCTTCAATTTCCAGTTCGCCGCGCAGATACTCCTTCCAGGTCTCCTTGCGCGAGAGCTGGTTGCCTGACCAATCGAAGGTTTGGCCAAAGCCAGACGTCTTCACCGAGTGGATCAGAGCGGTCAGGCGTCCCATCTCCCGCAGAATCGCGAGGCGTTCGGGATGATGTGTCGCCTCCTGCCCCTCGACCTTCGGCAGCACCATATAAGGCATGCCGATGATGTCCGCGCCGACCTCCAAAATTTTCGCGGTCGGCACGCCAGCCTCGCTGGCCTTGGTGATCGCCCATTGCTCCTTGAGATAATCCTTCAGCTTGTCCGGCGTCGTGTTCATGCGGACGATGAAATCGCCTTCGGCGTGGCGGACCTCGAAGACGAAATTGGTGATGCCGCCGCCACGCGCGACGATGCGCGTCGGCTTTGACCCGAGGTGATGCTCGATAATTTTGCCCGCATTGGATCGCGCCTTGCGCGGATCGATCGGCGCTTCTTGCGCAGCGGTCATTGCAGCGCCTCGCTCTGCAGGCCGCCAAGGCGAAACAGCAGTTCGCCAAGCTCCTGGGAGCTTTCAATCTTCACCGTTCGCAGCAGTCCCTTATGTTCCAGATCGCGCGACCCGACATGAACGGCAAGGCCGACGCCGGAAAGAAATGAATCCATTTGCGTGTCGCCGCAGCCGACAGAGGCCTGCAGATCGACGCCGAGCCGGTCCGCGATGGCGCGCACGCCGAACAATTTGTCGACGCCCTTGCGCGTCGCGAAATTCGAGCGCTTGACATGCTGATAGGCCATCAGGCGATCCTGGGGCGCTTCGACCAGCAGAAACATCATGCAGACGTCCTGGGCCATCAAGGAATCGCGAAGATCATCCACCGAGAGGCAGACGATCGACGACGCGCTCGTGTATTTCGCGCGAAGATGGGGGATCTTCTCCCTGACAGGCGTCCAGATCGTCTCGCCAAGCGTCCAGTCGCGCGCGTAGTAGAAGACAAGCAGGTCATCGACGCCATTCGCAAGCAGCCCGCGCACGCCCGTCAGCACCTCGTCAATTTCCCCCGGCTCAAGCGGAAAGGCGTCGAGCTCCTCGAAGACGATGTCTCCAGCCGCATCCTCTCTAAGATAGCCGACGACGCCGCCATTGAGTGAGACGAGCGGCAAGGGCGCATTGGTGATCGCATACCACTCGCGCCCGAAGGTGCGGATGACGTTCAGCGGAAACCGAAGCGTGTTCAGCACAATGGGGCGGCCAAGATCATTGAGGCGCTTCAAGCCGCAGGCGACCGGATCAGGGATGACGATGCGGCCCTCGAACTCGTGCACCGCAGTTCCGTCAAGGTCGGTAATGAGCGCGCCCGATCCGGTGAAATTGGTCTCCGCCAGAAACGCCCTGAGCGCTTCGTCGATCTGCTCCCTAAGCGCCATTCCGGGCCTTCCATCCTTTGTCGCCGCTTTCGTCCTTCCACAGGCAGCGAGCTATCGCGTTGAGACCGGGGACATGATGATCGCGCCTGCAGTAGCCAGACGAGAGCCCACGATCGACGTGCGCTTGACGGCGGACACTCCGTCCTATGTGGCGCCGACGCTCTTAAGCGACAGCCTCGATGTCTAAAATACTGTCTCGCGCTTATGCGCGAAGATCGAGCTTGGAGCGGCGCAGTTCTGACGGCCAGACGCCTGCCGCGAGCTTCTCGCGCGAAGGTTCTGCGCTTCCGACGCGCTGCGCTTCTCTCGGCGCCAAGAGAATTTTTCCTGCTCGGGGAACAAGTCAGATCGCCCGAGGTTTCGCTCACGTGCGCTGCGGGCGAATCCGTCATGGCTAACTTCGCAAAGAGCCAAACCGAACAACCCGAACTTGTCGCGGCCGAGAGTGAAATGTCTTACGCGCAGCCCGAAGGCGACGCGGTGAAACGCACCAGACCGCCACTGACGCGTCACGCCTAACAGAACAGTCAAACAACGCGCAAAGGAGAACCAGAATGCCAACGGCAAGCACGGGCGGCAGCGCCAAAGGATCGAAGCCCCGATCGGGCGCGAAGACGTCGGCCAGCGCCTCCAAAACAGCGGACGCCATCAAGCTGCTGCGGGAGGACCACCGGGAGGTGAAAACCTGGTTCAAACAGTATGAAAAGCTCGAAAACGAATCGGAGAAGGAAGATCTCGCCCAAAAAATTTGCGCCGCGCTGACCGTTCACGCCAAGATCGAGGAGGAGATCTTCTATCCGGCGCTGCGCAGGAACATCGACGACGAAGAGCTTCTCGACGAAGCCGAAGTTGAGCACGCAAGCGCCAAACAGCTGATCGCGGAAATTCGCTCGATGTCGCCGCAAGACCATCTCTTCGACGCAAAGGTCAAGGTGCTTGGCGAATACGTCCTGCATCATGTCCAGGAAGAAGAGCAGGAAATATTTCCCGAGGCGCGCAAGAGCGAGGTCGATCTCGACGCCCTGGGTCAGAAGCTGTCGAAGCGTAAAGCCGAGCTGATGAAAAAAGCGGCCTGATCGCGGCCGCTTCAACGTCATTCACGCCGCGGC of Methylocystis sp. SC2 contains these proteins:
- a CDS encoding hemerythrin domain-containing protein, with protein sequence MPTASTGGSAKGSKPRSGAKTSASASKTADAIKLLREDHREVKTWFKQYEKLENESEKEDLAQKICAALTVHAKIEEEIFYPALRRNIDDEELLDEAEVEHASAKQLIAEIRSMSPQDHLFDAKVKVLGEYVLHHVQEEEQEIFPEARKSEVDLDALGQKLSKRKAELMKKAA
- a CDS encoding Cof-type HAD-IIB family hydrolase; amino-acid sequence: MALREQIDEALRAFLAETNFTGSGALITDLDGTAVHEFEGRIVIPDPVACGLKRLNDLGRPIVLNTLRFPLNVIRTFGREWYAITNAPLPLVSLNGGVVGYLREDAAGDIVFEELDAFPLEPGEIDEVLTGVRGLLANGVDDLLVFYYARDWTLGETIWTPVREKIPHLRAKYTSASSIVCLSVDDLRDSLMAQDVCMMFLLVEAPQDRLMAYQHVKRSNFATRKGVDKLFGVRAIADRLGVDLQASVGCGDTQMDSFLSGVGLAVHVGSRDLEHKGLLRTVKIESSQELGELLFRLGGLQSEALQ
- a CDS encoding copper resistance CopC family protein; amino-acid sequence: MLRLPVYARDLDAMTLTAEGAGFQLGLAMILRKELPFLLSLILAFALGRAPCLAHAALISASPQDGATVPSGDVVIQLRFNSRIDSKLSRLTLLKTAADQSVVQPLETSPVSEGLKARAPDLRSGAYTLEWQILSLDGHLTQGRLNFRVERR
- a CDS encoding phosphotransferase family protein, producing MTAAQEAPIDPRKARSNAGKIIEHHLGSKPTRIVARGGGITNFVFEVRHAEGDFIVRMNTTPDKLKDYLKEQWAITKASEAGVPTAKILEVGADIIGMPYMVLPKVEGQEATHHPERLAILREMGRLTALIHSVKTSGFGQTFDWSGNQLSRKETWKEYLRGELEIEARVDLLDAQHMLDVGQLKRLRSVVRDMERWDPSPVLNHGDMRLKNVVADASGAITAVIDWECCASNVAPYWDLSMALHDLSVDAKQEFLMGYGLTEEKIREMAPIIKAINLINYAPYVKRAAAEKDKARLEQYRTRLSGALDLYSL
- a CDS encoding superoxide dismutase family protein, with product MFDKFVLALVSIALMTGFARAEERTADVIDNKGKGIGSMEVKQGPHGVVLRVMLRPGALTPGWHGVHLHEVGDCSDIEKFMHSKGHINPANAEHGFLNPKGPHPADLPNVYAYADGSALAEMFIDGVSLSGGKINLLDADGSAVVVHASPDDHMSQPIGGAGARVACAVLK
- a CDS encoding SDR family oxidoreductase, whose product is MDHTSSGRPLAVVTGASVGIGFELAQVCVVNNFDVAIASNKARIHDAAASLEARGASVVAIEADLSTIEGVDRLYDAAQQFGRPVDVLIANAGIGLGNAFLDQDFQKVRAVIDTNITGTVYAIQKFGRDMRNRNSGRILIVGSIAGMVPGTFQAVYNGTKAFLENFAFALRSELKDTTVTVSLLMPGVTETDFFRRADMLDTRVGQARKANAADVARDGFDAMMQGQAQVVSGWRNKISATFIHAMPATFLAKQHRRMAKPDSARR